One Oscillospiraceae bacterium genomic region harbors:
- the proC gene encoding pyrroline-5-carboxylate reductase: MKYGFIGCGNMGGAVARAVCKGAGAGDVLLANRTPAKAQALAGELGCACGTNEQVASICDFIFLGVKPQMMADMLDELAPTLEARAESRPFVLVSMAAGLSMQQIRHMAGSGYPIIRMMPNTPVALGAGMIQYCCDDVEPAQLQEWLAAMQPAGRLDEVPETLIDAASAVSGCGPAWVYQFIEALADGGVAAGLPRAKAQEYAAQMVLGSARMVLESGSHPGALKDAVCSPGGSTIQGVRLLEERAFRGAVTDAVLAAYEKTKELGK, from the coding sequence ATGAAATACGGTTTTATCGGCTGCGGCAATATGGGCGGCGCAGTGGCCCGTGCGGTCTGCAAGGGTGCAGGCGCCGGGGATGTGCTGCTGGCCAACCGCACACCCGCCAAAGCGCAGGCCCTGGCCGGCGAGCTGGGCTGTGCCTGTGGCACCAACGAGCAGGTCGCCAGTATCTGCGATTTTATTTTCCTGGGGGTCAAACCCCAAATGATGGCTGACATGCTGGACGAGCTGGCCCCCACGCTGGAGGCCCGGGCCGAAAGCCGCCCCTTTGTGCTGGTCAGCATGGCGGCGGGGCTTTCGATGCAGCAGATCCGCCACATGGCGGGCAGCGGCTACCCCATCATCCGCATGATGCCCAACACCCCCGTGGCGCTGGGCGCCGGTATGATCCAGTACTGCTGCGACGACGTGGAGCCTGCCCAACTGCAGGAATGGCTGGCCGCCATGCAGCCCGCCGGGCGGCTGGACGAAGTGCCTGAGACGCTGATCGATGCCGCCAGCGCAGTTTCCGGCTGCGGCCCGGCCTGGGTGTACCAGTTTATCGAGGCACTGGCCGATGGCGGCGTGGCCGCCGGCCTGCCCCGCGCCAAGGCCCAGGAATATGCCGCCCAGATGGTGCTGGGCAGCGCCCGCATGGTGCTGGAAAGCGGCAGCCACCCCGGTGCCTTGAAAGACGCCGTGTGCAGTCCCGGCGGGTCCACCATCCAGGGTGTGCGCCTGTTGGAAGAACGGGCCTTCCGCGGTGCTGTGACCGACGCCGTGCTGGCCGCCTACGAGAAAACGAAAGAGTTGGGAAAGTAA
- a CDS encoding helix-turn-helix domain-containing protein translates to MYATGVIIILVAVLYVLFWIAVSAGIVYLFILIVKALKKYVNSKEVREEKKAVAKSLGEALKENRIRCQMTQEFVAETLGVSRQSVSKWENGSSDPNTSNLIALSKLYKISPEELLECATRTPEED, encoded by the coding sequence ATGTACGCAACAGGAGTAATAATCATTTTAGTTGCTGTTCTCTATGTTTTATTCTGGATAGCAGTGTCTGCCGGCATCGTCTACCTGTTTATTCTGATCGTGAAGGCACTCAAGAAATATGTCAACTCCAAGGAAGTACGAGAGGAAAAGAAAGCTGTTGCCAAATCCTTGGGCGAAGCATTGAAGGAAAACCGCATCCGCTGCCAGATGACGCAGGAATTTGTGGCGGAAACGCTGGGCGTCAGCCGCCAGTCCGTTTCCAAATGGGAGAACGGCTCCAGCGACCCCAACACCTCCAATCTGATTGCTCTTTCGAAGCTCTACAAGATTTCTCCGGAGGAACTGTTGGAATGTGCAACGAGAACACCGGAGGAAGATTGA
- a CDS encoding response regulator translates to MTILAIDDEPVMLAHLETELRKVFPKADIVTFDECDEVLAFLETPQSRSLHYAFMDIKLRGMLGIELAKRIKDQCPQTRILFCTSYSYYALEAYQLHALGYLMKPVDADKLREAVSQIEAQLGTFPENGTATPGKLVVHTFVNFEVLYNGTPLVFEREKAKELLALLIDRQGLSMTNGEIEAFLWEELHSPQYLQTLFYSLRKTLRGIGFEDLLIRTRNHTSIDVSKLHCDLYEFLKGSADAVNSYAGEYMNNYSWAELTNARLYNGTFSDFVLAAQARSRR, encoded by the coding sequence ATGACGATCCTGGCAATTGACGATGAGCCAGTTATGCTGGCGCACCTGGAAACCGAGCTGCGGAAGGTCTTTCCCAAAGCGGACATCGTGACCTTTGACGAGTGTGACGAAGTGCTGGCCTTTCTGGAAACGCCCCAGAGCCGCAGTCTTCACTATGCGTTTATGGACATCAAGCTGCGGGGCATGCTGGGCATCGAGCTGGCCAAACGCATCAAGGACCAATGCCCGCAGACGCGCATTTTGTTCTGCACCTCCTACTCCTACTACGCGCTGGAAGCCTACCAGCTGCACGCCCTTGGCTACCTGATGAAGCCCGTCGACGCCGATAAGCTGCGGGAGGCGGTCTCCCAAATTGAAGCGCAGCTGGGTACCTTCCCGGAGAACGGCACAGCGACCCCCGGCAAACTGGTGGTGCATACCTTTGTCAATTTTGAGGTGCTGTACAACGGCACACCGCTGGTGTTTGAGCGGGAAAAGGCCAAGGAGCTGCTGGCGCTGCTCATCGACCGGCAGGGGCTTTCGATGACCAACGGCGAGATTGAGGCCTTTTTGTGGGAGGAGCTGCACTCGCCCCAATATTTACAAACGCTGTTCTACTCGCTGCGCAAGACGCTGCGCGGCATCGGGTTTGAGGATCTGCTCATCCGCACACGTAACCACACCAGTATTGATGTGAGCAAGCTGCACTGCGATCTGTACGAGTTTTTGAAAGGCAGCGCCGACGCCGTAAACAGCTACGCCGGAGAGTACATGAACAATTACAGCTGGGCCGAGCTGACCAACGCCCGGCTGTACAACGGCACTTTTTCAGATTTTGTGCTGGCGGCGCAGGCACGGTCAAGACGGTAA